The proteins below are encoded in one region of Sporosarcina sp. FSL K6-1508:
- a CDS encoding AI-2E family transporter, whose protein sequence is MNGVLDIFEKKGPRRILIFALIILILYSVRSMMNIILLTFIFAFLLNRLVEFTVKRVRLNRKLLVILMYTLIVGILTIGIVKYLPLITSEISQLIIRITTFYSQPHDSVLLKYLESIISSNQIAAYLENGFSFLLKYFTDISKTSIQVMLALLLSLFFLLEKPRLIEFTNKFKDSKIAPFYYEIEFFGKKFARTFGKVIEAQFIIAIVNTFLSVIVLIVLGFPQIIGLAIMIFFLGLIPVAGVIISLIPLTLIAFTIGGFLKVVYVFIAVMIIHAIEAYILNPKLMSSKTDLPVFYTFIVLIFSQNFFGVWGLIIGIPVFVFLLDVLDVTDKEQVISVSAPKTKK, encoded by the coding sequence ATGAATGGTGTATTGGATATTTTCGAAAAAAAGGGACCACGGCGGATTCTTATCTTCGCTTTGATTATATTAATTCTTTACAGTGTTAGAAGTATGATGAATATCATCTTACTTACATTTATTTTTGCATTTTTATTAAACCGGCTTGTTGAATTTACGGTAAAGCGTGTACGGTTAAATCGTAAATTATTAGTGATTTTAATGTATACATTGATTGTTGGAATACTTACGATAGGCATCGTAAAATATTTACCTTTAATCACCTCGGAAATCAGCCAACTTATTATACGAATTACCACCTTCTATTCACAACCACATGACAGTGTACTACTTAAATACTTGGAATCTATTATCTCAAGTAATCAAATTGCAGCCTATTTGGAAAATGGTTTTTCTTTTCTACTAAAATACTTTACTGATATTAGTAAAACAAGTATTCAAGTAATGCTCGCTTTACTATTAAGCCTATTTTTCTTGTTGGAAAAACCGCGTTTAATTGAGTTTACAAACAAATTTAAAGATAGTAAGATTGCTCCTTTCTATTATGAAATTGAATTCTTCGGCAAAAAATTTGCTCGGACATTCGGAAAAGTAATTGAAGCCCAATTTATCATCGCGATCGTCAATACTTTCTTGTCTGTAATCGTTTTGATTGTACTTGGATTCCCGCAAATAATTGGCTTGGCAATCATGATTTTCTTTTTGGGACTCATTCCTGTTGCCGGTGTAATCATTTCCCTGATTCCATTAACGTTGATTGCTTTTACAATTGGCGGATTTCTAAAAGTTGTCTATGTTTTCATTGCAGTAATGATTATTCATGCCATAGAAGCATATATCTTAAATCCAAAGCTAATGTCTTCAAAAACAGATTTACCCGTTTTTTACACGTTTATCGTACTCATTTTCTCGCAAAACTTCTTTGGCGTATGGGGACTCATTATCGGTATTCCCGTATTCGTTTTCCTTCTTGACGTACTAGATGTAACGGATAAAGAACAGGTGATTTCTGTATCTGCTCCAAAAACTAAAAAATAA
- a CDS encoding DUF58 domain-containing protein produces MRTVKKMADMSGRLLFVLFVLISAFVFAMFQGGIVSWTVFYIILPFIIYSLLLFFYPMSELTVKRTIRTPQVQNGEKLIVSLSIKRKSRFPLLYTVVSENWADREIAIMGGEKLKRLFIFGFRKEFEWEYEIEKMPRGEHILQGVMVEVSDFFGWLRKTKFIESKHTILVFPKTTGIHYVPFDTQYDQGVMASPLSIVKDTTMATGVRNYQSGDRVSWIHWKSFARTQTLMTKEFEDRRSQELFLILDGRAAPLFEELVELTASIVKEASSHQAGLALMTTGPEPSLFPFIQSEEQLHRSLVHLAKIKPAGKEVADSLADFGSTLHHGGSIVLITGNPDGLFIQSVLRSVKNVESIICMVVVKRDDPNLKRIEDDIRLAKSKGITVHLLSREQFTDAFKEVARL; encoded by the coding sequence ATGAGAACTGTAAAAAAAATGGCCGATATGTCGGGCCGATTACTATTTGTGTTGTTCGTTTTGATTTCTGCGTTTGTGTTTGCAATGTTTCAAGGCGGTATTGTAAGTTGGACAGTTTTTTATATCATTTTACCGTTCATAATCTACTCGCTATTATTGTTTTTCTATCCAATGTCAGAACTGACCGTGAAACGTACCATTCGGACGCCTCAAGTGCAAAATGGGGAGAAGTTAATAGTTTCTTTATCAATAAAACGTAAAAGTCGCTTTCCCTTACTTTATACGGTAGTGAGTGAGAATTGGGCAGATCGCGAAATCGCCATTATGGGAGGCGAAAAATTAAAGCGCTTATTTATCTTTGGATTCCGCAAAGAATTTGAGTGGGAATATGAAATTGAAAAGATGCCACGGGGCGAGCATATACTCCAGGGAGTGATGGTTGAAGTATCTGATTTTTTCGGCTGGCTACGGAAAACGAAATTTATCGAATCAAAGCATACAATTCTGGTGTTTCCAAAAACAACAGGTATTCACTATGTGCCATTCGACACCCAATATGATCAAGGTGTGATGGCTTCTCCATTGAGTATCGTCAAAGATACGACAATGGCAACGGGAGTGCGGAATTATCAGTCGGGAGACCGAGTGTCTTGGATTCATTGGAAGTCATTTGCCAGAACGCAGACATTGATGACAAAAGAGTTCGAGGATAGAAGATCGCAAGAATTATTTCTAATTTTGGATGGCAGAGCGGCACCGCTTTTTGAGGAACTAGTAGAACTTACCGCTTCTATTGTAAAAGAAGCTTCAAGTCATCAAGCAGGTCTTGCATTAATGACAACTGGTCCAGAACCTTCTTTATTTCCGTTTATCCAATCAGAAGAGCAACTTCATAGGTCGCTAGTTCACTTGGCGAAAATTAAGCCCGCTGGAAAAGAGGTTGCAGACTCGCTCGCTGATTTTGGAAGCACACTTCACCACGGGGGAAGCATTGTTTTGATCACTGGAAACCCGGATGGGCTCTTCATACAGTCGGTACTGCGCAGTGTGAAGAATGTTGAGTCTATCATTTGCATGGTTGTCGTAAAACGAGATGATCCTAACCTAAAAAGGATTGAAGACGATATTCGATTGGCAAAATCAAAGGGAATTACTGTTCATTTACTAAGCAGGGAACAGTTTACGGACGCATTTAAAGAGGTGGCTCGACTATGA
- the nadE gene encoding ammonia-dependent NAD(+) synthetase — translation MTLQDKIIEELKAQPVIDPEEEVRKSIDFMKEYARKNAFLNGFVLGISGGQDSTLVGKLAQLAVDELNGEEGTERYKFIAIRLPYGSQFDEDDCQDALEFIKPTMIYTVNIKEAVDASARALTAAGVTLNDFAKGNEKARERMKVQYSVASMHDCIVLGSDHAAEAITGFYTKFGDGGADLMPLFRLNKRQGKELLRELGCPEHLYMKVPTADLEEDKPALPDEVALGVSYDDIDDYLEGKKLPEGPRTAIENHFLRSQHKRHLPITIFDDFWK, via the coding sequence ATGACATTACAAGACAAGATCATTGAAGAGCTGAAGGCGCAACCCGTTATCGATCCTGAAGAAGAAGTGCGGAAATCAATCGACTTTATGAAAGAATATGCAAGGAAAAATGCGTTTCTAAATGGTTTTGTGTTAGGGATTTCAGGTGGACAGGATTCAACACTTGTCGGAAAACTTGCCCAGCTGGCTGTCGATGAATTGAACGGTGAGGAAGGAACGGAACGCTATAAATTCATAGCAATCAGATTGCCTTATGGTTCCCAGTTTGACGAGGATGATTGTCAAGATGCACTGGAGTTTATTAAGCCCACGATGATTTACACCGTTAATATTAAAGAAGCTGTCGATGCGAGTGCACGTGCATTAACGGCTGCAGGTGTTACGTTGAACGATTTCGCTAAAGGAAATGAAAAGGCGCGGGAACGGATGAAAGTCCAATACTCAGTTGCATCAATGCATGATTGCATTGTGCTCGGGAGTGACCATGCGGCGGAAGCAATCACTGGATTCTATACGAAGTTTGGAGATGGTGGTGCAGATCTTATGCCGCTATTCAGATTGAACAAACGCCAAGGGAAAGAGTTGTTGCGGGAACTTGGCTGCCCTGAGCATCTCTATATGAAAGTGCCAACAGCAGATTTGGAAGAAGATAAACCAGCATTGCCTGATGAAGTTGCACTTGGTGTTTCGTATGACGATATCGATGATTATCTTGAAGGGAAAAAGCTGCCGGAAGGACCGCGTACAGCAATTGAGAACCATTTCCTGCGTTCGCAACACAAACGGCATCTGCCAATTACTATCTTTGATGATTTCTGGAAGTGA
- a CDS encoding AAA family ATPase produces the protein MIYKEMIEKVLTNIEKVMIGKRNIAELSVTALLARGHVLLEDVPGVGKTMMVKALAKSIGADFKRIQFTPDLLPSDVLGVSIYNPKEMEFEFRPGPIMGNIILADEINRTSPKTQSSLLEGMEESSVTIDGETMQIPQPFFVMATQNPIEYEGTYPLPEAQLDRFLFKLKMGYPTKAEEIEVLNRAEKAVPIDNLETAISLADLIELQGAVTNVLVDDTIKSYIVECAMQTRDNPYVYLGVSPRGSLALMKACQAYAMIKGRAYVTPDDVQYLAPFVFGHRMILRPEAKYEGISTSEIVDRILTKVRVPVDRVPLK, from the coding sequence ATGATATATAAAGAGATGATTGAAAAAGTATTAACAAATATTGAAAAAGTAATGATCGGGAAAAGAAATATCGCCGAATTGAGTGTGACCGCGCTTCTGGCCCGAGGACATGTTTTGCTTGAAGATGTACCGGGTGTTGGAAAAACAATGATGGTAAAAGCATTAGCCAAGTCAATTGGAGCAGACTTTAAGCGCATCCAATTTACACCTGACTTGCTTCCGTCGGATGTTTTAGGCGTATCGATTTACAATCCAAAAGAGATGGAGTTTGAATTTAGACCAGGGCCAATTATGGGGAATATAATCTTGGCCGATGAAATAAATAGAACTTCACCTAAAACTCAATCCTCTCTACTGGAAGGGATGGAAGAGTCCTCAGTAACGATTGATGGAGAGACCATGCAGATACCCCAGCCGTTTTTTGTCATGGCGACACAAAACCCGATTGAATATGAAGGGACATATCCTTTACCCGAGGCACAGCTGGATCGATTTTTATTCAAGCTGAAAATGGGCTATCCAACAAAGGCTGAAGAGATCGAAGTGTTAAATCGCGCTGAAAAAGCGGTGCCTATTGATAATTTAGAAACAGCTATCTCACTTGCTGATTTAATAGAACTGCAGGGCGCTGTAACCAATGTTTTGGTCGACGATACCATAAAGTCCTATATCGTTGAATGTGCCATGCAGACGCGCGATAATCCATATGTCTATTTAGGTGTAAGTCCCCGTGGATCACTTGCGCTTATGAAAGCGTGTCAGGCGTACGCTATGATAAAAGGCAGAGCCTATGTCACGCCTGATGATGTCCAGTATTTAGCCCCATTTGTTTTTGGCCACCGTATGATCCTTAGGCCTGAAGCGAAATATGAGGGGATTTCCACTTCGGAAATTGTGGATCGAATTTTGACAAAGGTACGTGTCCCTGTAGACAGGGTTCCATTGAAATGA
- a CDS encoding nicotinate phosphoribosyltransferase: MSSKYADDSLALHTDLYQINMAESYWADGIHERKAVFELFFRNLPFGNGYALFAGLERVLDYLREFHFSESDLAYLSDDLGYKEDFISYLKELRFTGDVYSMVEGELVFANEPIIRVEATLIEAQLMETALLNIVNYQTLIATKASRIKQVVKDEVVMEFGTRRAHEMDAAIWGARATFIGGVEATSNVRAGKRFDIPVAGTHAHSMIQAYKSEYEAFHSYAKRHKDCVFLVDTYNTVKIGIPTAIQVAKELGDKINFIGVRLDSGDISFLSKEARRMLDEAGFTEAQVVVSNDLDEYTILNLKAQGAKVDVWGIGTKLITAYDQPALGAVYKIVSIENAEGKMEDTIKISSTTEKVTTPGRKKLYRIIDLENGKAEGDYITMHDEDPASEKRIKMFHPVHTFISKFVTNFEAKDLHVKVVENGSVIYVNPTLQQMRNYAKENLELLWDEYKRSLNPEEYPVDLSQKCWDNKMRNIQEVQEMVEDFINQ; encoded by the coding sequence ATGAGTTCGAAATATGCAGATGACAGCTTGGCTTTACATACGGATTTATATCAAATCAATATGGCGGAATCATACTGGGCAGATGGTATCCATGAACGGAAGGCGGTTTTTGAACTGTTTTTCAGAAACTTGCCGTTCGGTAATGGGTATGCGCTATTCGCAGGGCTTGAGCGTGTTCTCGATTACTTAAGAGAATTTCATTTTAGCGAAAGTGATCTTGCTTATTTGAGTGACGATCTTGGTTATAAAGAAGATTTCATTTCTTATTTAAAAGAACTCCGTTTTACAGGTGATGTCTATTCGATGGTTGAAGGGGAACTCGTTTTTGCGAATGAACCGATTATTCGCGTGGAAGCAACGCTTATCGAAGCGCAGCTGATGGAGACAGCCCTGCTTAATATCGTCAACTACCAGACATTGATTGCGACAAAAGCGAGCCGCATCAAACAAGTTGTCAAAGACGAAGTTGTGATGGAGTTCGGGACACGCCGTGCGCATGAGATGGATGCGGCGATTTGGGGAGCACGAGCTACATTCATTGGCGGTGTTGAGGCCACGAGTAATGTCCGGGCAGGAAAAAGATTCGATATACCCGTAGCTGGGACGCATGCCCATTCAATGATCCAAGCATATAAAAGCGAATACGAAGCATTTCATTCATATGCTAAGAGACATAAGGATTGTGTATTCCTTGTAGATACTTATAATACAGTGAAAATCGGTATTCCAACGGCTATCCAAGTTGCAAAAGAACTTGGCGATAAAATCAATTTCATCGGTGTCCGTCTCGACAGCGGGGATATTTCATTCCTATCAAAAGAAGCGCGTCGTATGTTGGATGAAGCCGGATTCACGGAAGCACAAGTTGTCGTTTCAAATGATCTGGACGAATATACTATCCTCAACTTGAAGGCTCAAGGCGCAAAGGTTGATGTGTGGGGAATCGGAACGAAATTAATCACAGCATATGACCAACCGGCATTAGGAGCAGTTTATAAAATTGTGTCGATTGAAAATGCCGAGGGTAAAATGGAAGACACGATTAAAATCTCGTCAACAACAGAAAAAGTGACAACACCTGGACGGAAAAAATTATATCGCATTATCGACTTAGAAAACGGCAAGGCTGAAGGGGATTATATTACAATGCATGATGAGGATCCTGCTTCCGAAAAACGCATTAAAATGTTCCACCCAGTCCACACATTCATCTCGAAGTTTGTTACGAATTTCGAAGCCAAAGACTTGCATGTGAAAGTGGTAGAGAATGGGAGCGTCATTTATGTTAATCCGACACTTCAACAAATGCGTAACTACGCAAAAGAAAACCTTGAATTGTTATGGGATGAATATAAACGATCTCTAAATCCTGAAGAATATCCAGTCGACTTAAGCCAGAAATGTTGGGACAATAAAATGCGTAACATCCAGGAAGTCCAGGAAATGGTGGAAGACTTTATTAATCAATAA